A DNA window from Candidatus Saccharimonadales bacterium contains the following coding sequences:
- a CDS encoding winged helix DNA-binding domain-containing protein encodes MNQRDITAYRLTSQYIDTPSTNISAAEVVQYMGAMQAQDYHGTLWAIGLRTGLVQSDVIAAIKNREIARTWPQRGTLHFVPSKDALWMVNLSADRLLRAAVSRQAQLGLDMAVLSSATMVLTLSLRGGNVLSRLRIMDILQDNGINTENGRGYHILWYLAQKGTIISGPMDGKQQTFALLDEWVTDSHILSREKSLQQLTKRYFISHGPATLQDFMWWSGLKAIDAKIGLKANITQLECHTIDGKDYWSKSKPDNQDSDDNDTAFLLPGFDEYMLGYKDRSAALDPAHASKIVPGNNGMFLPTIIINGKVVGTWKRHIKKSGVVVTLSPFEKMTNNDIKSLDIPLKRYERFIELPVDLHWS; translated from the coding sequence ATGAACCAGCGTGATATTACAGCTTATCGACTTACGAGCCAATACATAGATACACCATCTACTAATATTAGTGCTGCTGAGGTAGTTCAATACATGGGCGCCATGCAGGCACAAGATTATCATGGAACACTTTGGGCAATTGGCCTCAGAACAGGCCTTGTGCAAAGTGATGTTATAGCTGCGATTAAAAATCGAGAGATCGCTCGAACATGGCCACAGCGAGGTACACTTCATTTTGTACCAAGCAAAGATGCCCTATGGATGGTCAATCTATCTGCAGATCGTCTTTTACGTGCTGCTGTATCGAGACAAGCCCAGCTTGGTCTGGACATGGCCGTACTTAGTAGTGCAACTATGGTACTTACTTTGTCACTTCGTGGTGGCAATGTATTATCGAGACTAAGAATTATGGATATCCTTCAAGATAACGGTATAAATACGGAAAACGGGCGAGGATACCATATACTGTGGTACCTCGCTCAAAAAGGCACTATTATATCTGGACCAATGGATGGTAAGCAACAAACGTTTGCGCTTCTGGATGAATGGGTCACAGATTCACATATACTCAGTCGTGAGAAAAGCCTTCAACAGCTTACAAAGCGTTATTTCATAAGTCATGGACCAGCCACACTACAAGATTTCATGTGGTGGTCAGGGCTGAAGGCTATCGATGCAAAAATTGGTCTTAAGGCTAATATTACCCAACTTGAGTGCCATACGATAGATGGCAAGGACTACTGGTCTAAATCAAAGCCTGATAATCAGGACTCTGATGATAATGACACGGCGTTTCTACTTCCAGGATTTGATGAATATATGCTTGGCTACAAGGACAGAAGCGCTGCACTGGATCCAGCACACGCATCAAAAATTGTCCCAGGCAATAACGGCATGTTCCTTCCAACTATCATTATAAATGGAAAGGTTGTTGGCACATGGAAGCGTCACATTAAAAAGAGCGGAGTTGTAGTAACGCTTAGTCCATTTGAAAAAATGACAAATAACGATATTAAAAGTTTAGACATACCCCTGAAGCGATACGAGCGTTTCATTGAACTTCCTGTTGACCTGCACTGGTCATAA
- a CDS encoding VOC family protein encodes MQKITTFLTFKSNGRDAVEFYTSLFKNSHIHSQMVMPGSNQLLHASFTLNDQEFMAMDGGEHFKFEDGISLFISCEGQDEVNHYWSALSSDGGEPGQCGWLKDKFGVSWQVVPTALGELMSNPDPEKSQRVMQAMLKMTKIEISKLEAALAD; translated from the coding sequence ATGCAAAAAATCACGACATTTTTAACATTTAAAAGTAATGGTAGAGATGCGGTTGAATTCTACACGTCTCTGTTTAAAAATTCTCATATTCACTCACAAATGGTCATGCCAGGAAGTAATCAATTACTTCATGCTTCGTTCACATTAAATGATCAAGAATTTATGGCCATGGATGGCGGTGAACACTTTAAGTTTGAAGACGGTATTTCACTATTTATTAGCTGCGAAGGTCAAGACGAGGTTAACCACTACTGGAGCGCTTTGTCTAGTGACGGTGGTGAGCCAGGGCAGTGTGGCTGGTTAAAAGATAAGTTTGGTGTTTCATGGCAGGTTGTCCCAACTGCACTCGGTGAACTAATGAGTAACCCTGATCCAGAAAAATCTCAAAGAGTCATGCAAGCAATGTTAAAAATGACAAAGATAGAGATCAGCAAACTCGAGGCGGCACTAGCGGATTAA
- a CDS encoding FAD-binding oxidoreductase: protein MDEIKALLTSRGFSGDIDDSAAALELYSHDASMFEIKPQLVIAPKTAGDVATAVRLVADKKKEMPTLSLTARSGGTDMSGAAINDSIIIDFNRYLTEVISVNDNIAVTQPGAFYRDFDKKTGVYELPSYPASRELCTVGGIINNNSGGERSLQYGKTERYVPELKFVFADGIERIVKPLNRDELNAKMGQDDFEGRVYKDLYELIERNYDQIKAAKPNVSKNSTGYRLWDVWDRETGVFDLTQAIVGAQGTLGLVTEGTFKLVKRATHSGLLVLFMHDLNQLGELIPTVLKSNPVTFESFDDATLWLSIKFMPSFLKLLGPVRFIHLLITLIPDGLQLLRGIPKLVLMVEFNGETEDEVRAKIKKLHKELGGQKARYEINGFEEDPTEGASEKFWIMRRYSFQLLRSKVKDKHTAPFIDDLIVNPEYLSEFLPQLRVIIKKYKLMATIAGHMGDGNFHIIPLMKLEDPKDREKILPAMKEVNELILKYKGSLSGEHNDGLVRGPWLEQMYGKDMVDLFREAKRIFDPDAIFNPHKKANSDWDYSYSHIREHF from the coding sequence ATGGATGAAATTAAAGCACTACTAACCTCACGTGGCTTTAGCGGAGATATCGATGACTCTGCCGCTGCCTTAGAACTTTACTCACATGACGCATCGATGTTTGAAATTAAACCACAGTTGGTTATTGCTCCAAAAACTGCTGGAGACGTCGCAACTGCAGTCAGGCTAGTCGCAGATAAAAAGAAGGAAATGCCTACCCTCTCGCTGACGGCTCGTAGTGGCGGTACGGACATGAGTGGTGCAGCCATTAATGACTCTATTATTATCGACTTCAACCGCTACCTTACGGAAGTTATTTCTGTTAATGACAATATCGCGGTTACTCAGCCAGGTGCTTTTTATCGTGACTTCGACAAAAAAACCGGCGTATATGAACTTCCAAGCTACCCGGCGAGCCGTGAACTATGTACGGTTGGCGGGATTATCAACAACAACAGTGGCGGAGAGCGATCACTCCAGTATGGCAAGACGGAACGATACGTTCCTGAGCTGAAGTTTGTATTTGCGGATGGTATTGAGCGAATCGTAAAGCCACTTAATCGTGATGAACTAAACGCGAAGATGGGACAAGATGATTTCGAAGGCCGAGTCTACAAAGATCTTTATGAGCTTATCGAGAGAAACTATGACCAAATCAAAGCAGCTAAACCAAATGTAAGTAAAAATTCGACGGGCTACCGTTTGTGGGATGTTTGGGACCGAGAAACAGGCGTATTCGATCTAACACAGGCAATTGTCGGCGCTCAAGGAACATTGGGTCTAGTAACAGAGGGTACGTTTAAGTTAGTAAAGCGAGCAACTCACTCAGGCCTTCTTGTGTTGTTTATGCATGACCTCAACCAACTTGGTGAACTTATCCCAACTGTACTCAAGTCAAATCCTGTGACATTTGAAAGTTTTGATGATGCTACACTTTGGCTAAGTATAAAGTTCATGCCAAGTTTCCTCAAGCTGCTTGGCCCAGTTCGATTTATTCATCTCCTTATTACTCTAATTCCTGATGGTCTCCAGCTACTACGGGGCATCCCGAAGCTTGTCCTAATGGTTGAATTTAACGGAGAAACTGAAGATGAGGTCCGTGCAAAGATTAAAAAACTCCACAAAGAACTTGGTGGTCAAAAAGCACGTTACGAAATCAATGGGTTTGAAGAAGATCCAACAGAAGGTGCTAGTGAGAAATTTTGGATAATGCGTCGATATAGTTTCCAGTTACTGCGCAGTAAAGTGAAAGATAAACATACTGCACCGTTTATTGATGATTTAATTGTTAATCCTGAATATTTGTCAGAGTTCTTGCCACAACTTCGTGTCATCATTAAGAAGTATAAATTGATGGCAACAATTGCTGGACATATGGGTGATGGTAATTTCCACATTATTCCTTTAATGAAACTTGAAGATCCAAAAGACCGTGAGAAGATTCTACCCGCAATGAAAGAAGTTAACGAGCTAATCTTGAAGTATAAAGGCAGTTTAAGCGGCGAGCATAACGACGGACTAGTTCGTGGCCCATGGTTAGAACAGATGTATGGCAAAGACATGGTTGATTTATTTCGTGAGGCAAAGCGTATATTTGATCCAGATGCGATCTTTAATCCTCATAAAAAAGCCAATTCTGATTGGGACTACAGCTACTCGCACATTCGCGAACACTTCTAA